A stretch of DNA from Juglans microcarpa x Juglans regia isolate MS1-56 chromosome 5D, Jm3101_v1.0, whole genome shotgun sequence:
GTAGATTCAATCCAGCTCATTTCAGTGCAATCTTCTCTTACCAAACCCAGTTCAGGGAAGCTCTCTTGCATCAATGAAAGGAGATTATCTATCCCTCCGAGATACAAGGACATAAATGAAGCTTGTATTGTTCTCCTCCCTTCTTGGCTAGAATTGGCAACACTTGAGGTGACGAGAATGAATAGGTCTTCATCAAGCTTGTGTGCAACATATTGCCACCGATGAACAAGCTCGGTTGCATTTTGTTCCAAGTTCCTATTAACTGTGAATACAGTCACAATTGATGGAACATGAACCAGCTTGATTTTCCACGCAACAATGACTCCAAAGCTGGCCCCTCCACCTCCTCGAATGGCCCAAAATAGATCTTCTCCCATGGATTCTCTGTCAAGGATTCTGCCCTTAACATCAATCATTTGGGCGTCAACAATATTATCTGCAGCAAGGCCATATTTGCGCAGTAAGGTGCCGTACCCTCCCCCACTGAAGTGTCCACCAACACCCACAGTCGGGCACATTCCCGCCGGAAAGCCAAAGTTTCTACTTTTCTCTGCAATCCTATAGTATACTTCACCGATAGTGGCACCGGCTTCAACCCATGCAGTGCCATTTTCTACATCAACATTGATTGAACGAAGATTTATCAGATCGATTATGACAAATGGAACATAAGAAACATAGGAAAGGCCCTCAAAATCATGACCACCGCTTCTAACTCTTATTTGCATGCCATGTTTTTGGGAACACTTAATGGTTGCTTGAATTTGGGAGACATGCAATGGCGTAATAATGACTAGAGGTTTCGGGGTGGCAGGTGTTGAGAATCTAGGATTTTGTATGGAGAATTCCAATACAGATGAATATGAGGAATTGGCGGGGGTGTAAATGACTTTAGAAATTGAGGAGGTGGAGTTTCCAGCATGAAGGGTCAGGCATTGAAGAAAGTCTTCATGAGTGTGAGCCGAAGTTGCccataaaaatgagaaaagaagtGTAATAACAAATGGAATAAGCACTGAAGAGCTAACGggcttcatttttgtttgtgtttctGTGCTAAAAACAGGATGCGAGCATCCTCATTTATAGTGTTATTTGGAGATATAGTATAAGTAATTTGTTGAATACTTGCAAATTAATGTGAAAACTGTACGTACAATGGTGCTTATAACAGCTGTTGCATATaacttacatattttttaactctGCAGTAAACCATTCCATCATGCATCCAGCTGATTGGCCAGGGAAAGATCACGAATTCCCGcaagaaattatagaaaaagagaaatttcgTGAACGTGGTAATTAAAGTCCAAATTACATGGCGATTTGACAATTACATACGACTTTGACCAGGGCCGGCTCAATACATTCCGAGGCGAAGGCTAAGGCTAAAATTCTGAGTGAGaccttatattatattatttttattttcatattatatattttttttaaaaataattactatcattttgtaaaataaaattattgattaagattttaaaccacatttttaattaataactaATTTTAGTCTTTATtaggaaattttttatttagattgaattttattaaatctagTTTTATAAATACTTTAGACTCTTAGAcataattataatcattattgtcaataaagttctataaacaacttacatatttggaaaaaaaaggcCCCTTACCTGTTCAAATAATTATACACAAACTTTTTATGAGTActggaaaattaaattttgttatttataattttcatattaattatatattaaactaataataacaaaaaagaaatatatttttagaaagagaatagataaaataattattatatatgatacttttaaaaattaataataatataatatttattctcctttatatatatatattttaggcCTTCTTCCGTGAGGGgcttaggcaattgcctaatTTGACTAATAGAAGAGCCTGACTTTGACAAACGTTTCTCAAAACTTGCcgacaaaacaaaaccaacagcAAAACCAGTTCAGGTTCATCAGTTCAGGCCATAGTTTTCGAAGAGTAATCATATACACATAAGACATTACACAACATATTatacaagaatattataaaataaaaatattgtgtgtatattattttcttttctcaaaacaaGGCCATAAATATAATTGCCATGATCGACCTGCGTGATCATCACGACCGTAATGAGGATTTGAATTTGCATAATGCACTGATCATTAATCTCTATAAGGACTTTTCATAGGCCAGAGGttctgaaattttaattttcacataaatgGAAAAAGTACTGCCCATCGTAGAAGCATCTGACACGTATGCATGCCTAATCCTTTCGTGGTCCGCAATTCTTTCCTTGTGTAAGGAAattcagggaaaaaaaatgttataactCCATTGAAAAATCTTCGTGGAATAAAATGCATTCTCATACGGATTAGTTAATTACGCGCCGTATTTATATTACGTGCCGCCGGCCCTATATTTCTATGTTCTTGATTTTTATGAATTCCTTGTATTTATCTTTAGTTCCTAATTAACggtttatttgaatattaagttaagttgagataagatattgttagaatattattattattttgatattcgaaaaaattaaattatttattatattttatataaaaatttaaaaaaattataataatgataagatgagatgagataatttatgtaTTCAACCGAGCACTGAATGCATTCTCATACGGACAACTTTTGTACTTAGGTTAtgcttattttgatattaataaaatcgTTGAGATGAACTGTAGTGATCAGTTGACAAATATAGATTATCACTTCCCATATATCGCTACATTTAAGATAGGAAAGCATGAGCAGATACGAACtctagataaaagaaaaacatatataatccCGCATTAATTGAAGATAGTGGCGTACATGTTTTGCTTCTCAAAAATGGGATGAAAGGAACCAAATTGTTAATGAATAAAGCTGGCACATGAACCTCACCCGCACATTAGAAATAAGCAGTGGATGGTGGTTGGTGGATTAGCAGGCAAAGAATCCGATGGTGGGGATACATTCATGGTAGTGGTACAGCTTAGGCCTGGGGCCCAGTACTGCTTTGCCCACCCCAGGCAGCCCACTCGACCCTTGCATGGGGTGGGCAAGGTTGTCCTCCCGCATCATGCAAGTAGACAGGCGGGCGAACGAACGGGCAACCGCCCATTGTGAAAGGCTGGGACGGGTGTTGGGCTAGGCTTCTATCCTGCTCGGATTTCACTTGATCACCTggcccatatatataaatatacatatatatatatatatatattaaaaagaaataagtttTGTAATGAAACAACGTTGTTTTGAAGAGTTTATACGGCGTCATTTCATTTTAGGTTTAATCATCCCCTGCTTTGCATCTGTGTCTCTTTTTCATGCCTCTCTTAAGGAATGCATGAAGagagagataagatgagaattttacaagtaatattaagatgatttgtgtATAATAGTGacatagtttgagttaagtatttactAGGTCTTGAAAAATGAGacttaataagttaaaaaatattataaagttaaaatattgttaaaatattatttttattttgagatttgaaaaagttgaattattctttttgtgttttatttggaagtttggtAAATgcataatgattaatttgaaaaagttataatgattaatttgaaagtgtttgtctTTGAGTGATGCTTGAGAAAAAGatgagattggatgatatgaaaattatttccaaacaacccattagactctctctctcaaactctcttaACTCTCTCAGTCACGGCGTCATTGTAGCTCACATCGTCATTGTCGCAGATTTAATTTTCTCTCAACCCTAACTGGATGATATAATGGCTGCTCAGAGCTTAGCAGGTAACTGCACTTGCAATTACTAATTGAATGCAAATTAAATGCATTTATACTAATATTTGCCTACAAATTGAGGCTCCCAATGAGAGAGCCTTAAACACACCAAGGAAGaagataaaagagagagagcctggagagttctgagagaaaagaagacagttgagttgagtggaatGTGATCttccttttttataatattttcttgtgttccactatttattagtgaaactcttttctgtggatgtaggcagttgccaaACCACGTTAAATTTTTGGTATCACTGATTGCGTGGGTGTGCTCTTTTATTTCCGCTTTTATTCATTCTGTTGTGTTATTTTTTCCAACAAGTAGTATCAGAGCGATTGGTAGAAggattttttacaaaaaactcatttttaatgTGCTGCTCAGTTTGCAAATTTGAACACACCactgtgttcgtctcatcgagacaaAAAAAGTGGTGAAAAAGAGAGGCCGAACGGATGTCGCACTCGCCCCCACGCGCCTTCTGAAGATTGGAGAGTGAAGTCCACTCTCGACACTCTCCACACGCGCCAAGGAGAGGATCTAGCGCATGACCCCACGCGCACCAGGCAGCACATGCCCTCCAGAGAAGTATTTGTACGTGACGTCCACGTGTTTCACGCACTACTGACCACTAAAAGGTGCATGACTTCCATGCGCCTACGCATTTTTCGATCGCCACACACTGCACGTGCTACAAAGtccatgttttggttttcttgctCATCCTTGTGCTATTTGCGTTcgattttgacgaaacaagactcgtttccaacaaaatcaggCATTCCAGACACAACGGTTCTGTCTGTTTTGCAATATCCTACCTCAAAGATCCtatacttgcattttgtattagaatcaatctaaatccatggaggattcagcatcagggGCATGAAAAggctgactgcctcaaactacgATCTTTGGAGACCTCGGATAGAGGATCTcttgaactgtaaagatctgtctgaacacttgaaaaatgaagggaagaagccaAATGAATATACGGGATCAAGTGTGGAataagatgcacaagaagactatcaGTCAGACCAGGCAATGGATCGACAATATGTCTTTCACCATGTGGCCTAAGAGACAAATGCATATAACCTCTgaaaaaagttggaggatatgtatcaagctaagactgctcgaGACAAGACCCTTTTGATGAGATgacttgttaacttgaagttgaagagtgACACATCTGTTGTTGAGGacactagcgagtttcaaaacctagttaaccagctcgggTTCGTCAAGttgaatcttggcgatgaagaacaaaCTCTGATACTTCTCAATTCATTACCAGACAGTTGGGAGACGGTGGTGGTCTCTCTaagtaactctactccagatggtaaacttaccatgacgatgtGGATGCCTTGTTCAATGAGGAGGCTAGACGAAAGGAGATGAGCATGAATCAATCTCATGTCCTTGTCACTGAGGGTAGAGAATGACCTCAAGGTCATGATAGAGGGAGAGGTGGAGGCAGAACCAGAaggaagtctcaaccacgtggaaaGTCCAACAGTAGCAGGAACCAGCAGACGGGTAATATGAagtgttaccattgtggcaaaaAAGACCACATGAGGAAAAACTGCCACAAGTTTTTAAGAGAGTAAGGTCAAAATAGtaagttgaagaaaaaagatggtgaaactcttgtcactctttcaggagatgtggcaatactctctaccagtgacgagacgtgtctACACGTTGCAAGCCACGATGTTGAGTGTGTGGTAGACATAACAGCATCATACCATGgcacttcccatagtgaatttttcactcgTACAAAGGATgagactttggtacggtaaggatGGGGAATGCCAGTTCCTCGAAAATCAtgggagttggcgaagtgcagatGAAAACCAACAttggttgtaccatggtgttAAAGGATATTCGACATATTCCTAACCTTCGACTTAACCTAAATAtagatatccaaaataaattgcctttaaaaagttatacagttatctaatataaatatcatacaaGCCAAATACATAGCCAAAAAGTAGGAAATCCCAATACACTtgcaagtgatcccaaatcacttctcTGGCGGAGCCAAATCCTCAGGCTCTTCGTTCTCATCtatatcaaaatctacgataccataaaacggtactgTAGGGTATCAAATACTATAAGATTATGAATCTTTgcaagtaatcaaccaagcaacccaaaagataaaaatgcattaatgcagtCAACAAACATGTGTACCTAATCAAATGCAAAtgtaacccaaaaacatcattttccccgaaaatgattattttccaacacacgccaaaaatctcatttgacgAAAAACACACCATGAATAATATCTaccatttttctagaaaatgactcaacataatcatttatcggacattgtaggcgggaatcacaggtgggactctaccaccatccctacttaccaccatccccactacatgcaccgtaggcaggaatcacatgCGGGATTATACCATCATCTCTGTTTACTACCATCCCTACTGCATGCACCgaaggcgagaatcacaggcgggactattctcccatccctacttaccaccatccttataGTTTCTTTTCACACTAGAGGTACCTATCAGAGCACAGTAGgctggaatcacaggcgggactttTCCACAaaccctacttaccaccatccctaccgcatgcaccgtaggtgggaatcacaggcgggactatactcccatccctacttaccaccatccttataGTTTCTTTTCACACTAGAGGTAcctatcagagcactgtaggcgggaatcacaggcaggactttACCACAaaccctacttaccaccatccctaccgcatgcaccgtaggtgggaatcacaggcgggactataccaccatccctactgcatgcaccgtaggcaggaatcacaggcgggattataccaccatccctgcttaccatcatctctacagtctcttttcctttctctcaaactgatcaatccaatcatttcaaatatatcCAAAATCATTTCTCGCATGAAAACCCAGTATTTCAACATATACAAATGAACATGTATGCATTTatacgaaaatccagtttttatttacagacatgaacatgcgtgtaaatgcattgtatatgacacaacacaaatatccaaTAGCCAACAAAACCCAACATAATCCAATCAGACAACAAATATATCCtctaaatatgagttagtgtaaaaatacatttaaatctcaaaagttctttggaaaaatacttatagtgtTATAATATACTTTTCAAAGGTTCACAGAGATGCTAGAAGCGGCAGCGCAACAAtgaaatagtatattttggggtctaaaaaacacaacttttgaatggggacaaacgaagacttgtgatggctagggaagggcttaggggTGTTAGtaaagctaatggtggtggtggttggccgtgggtggcggttgGAGTCCACAAAgcttaaatcagaaaatgagTTAGAGGAGCCTCAAAGGTGGCGGATCAGAGCTGAGCTTGGGTGGGTTTGGTAGCTAGGAGGCCACCGGTGTTATGGTGAAAATATGGTGGCCAATAGTGGTGCGATGGTGGTGCTA
This window harbors:
- the LOC121264982 gene encoding berberine bridge enzyme-like 18, which encodes MKPVSSSVLIPFVITLLFSFLWATSAHTHEDFLQCLTLHAGNSTSSISKVIYTPANSSYSSVLEFSIQNPRFSTPATPKPLVIITPLHVSQIQATIKCSQKHGMQIRVRSGGHDFEGLSYVSYVPFVIIDLINLRSINVDVENGTAWVEAGATIGEVYYRIAEKSRNFGFPAGMCPTVGVGGHFSGGGYGTLLRKYGLAADNIVDAQMIDVKGRILDRESMGEDLFWAIRGGGGASFGVIVAWKIKLVHVPSIVTVFTVNRNLEQNATELVHRWQYVAHKLDEDLFILVTSSVANSSQEGRRTIQASFMSLYLGGIDNLLSLMQESFPELGLVREDCTEMSWIESTLYIAGFPSGESLDVLLSRTPLTRPTFFKAKSDYVMEPIPEVGLEGIWERFYQKEAEEAILMMIPYGGRMSQISESAIPFPHRVGNIYKIVDVVYWEEEGIAASERHISWIRRLYSYMAAYVSKSPRAAYINYRDLDIGTNSKEGNTSYRWASIWGTKYFKRNFNRLVHVKTVVDPTNFFRNEQSIPALSSW